The sequence GTCCGAAACGCCCGGAGAGGGAATCGCGCCCGATATGCTGGGCCGGGTGTTCGAGGGAGTGATGGCGCCGGACCTGCGCCGCGCATCGGGCACGTTCTACACCCCCGCGGCTCTGGTGCGAAGCATGCTGGACGCCGCCATCCCGGCCGCCGTCGCCGGCCGGCTCAGGTGCGGTGAGGTCGAGGCAGGGCACCGTCTCGACAACGGTGAGCCGGCGGCGCTCGCTACCTTGGGCTCGCTCACGGTGCTCGATCCGGCAGCCGGCTCCGGCGCTTTTCTCCTGGGCGCATTGGAGCGTCTGTCGGAGCGGGGAGCCGGCAGCCCCGAGTCGCTCGCCCGACGCAGGCGGCGGATTCTGGAGCGGAACCTTTTCGGCGTCGATCTGAGCGCCGCGGCCGTGCGGCTGACCGAGCTTCGGCTCTGGCTCGCTGTCATCGCCGGCGAGGGCTCCGGCCGGCCCGAGCTGGTCCGTCCCCTGCCCAATCTCGATTGCCTGATCCGCCAGGGGGATAGCCTCCTCGAGCCGGTCGGCAGTGCTATCCGCCTGCGAGCTCCAGCGCGGGAGGCCTCCGGGACCATCGCCTCGCTCCGGCAGCGTGTGGTCGGGGCCACGGGGGGAGAAAAACACACCCTGCTGCGGGAGCTCCGGGAGGCCGAGGCGGCAGGGTTTTCCGAATCGCTGGCCTTGGCCGAGCGGGAGTTGGCGGAGGCGGTCAGCGAATGCCTGAACGAGGCGCGTGGGTCCGATCTGTTCGGCCGCCGCCGCGGGCTGGACCACGCGCTCGGGGCACGGTTGCAACTCTGCCGCGCGGAATTGCGCGCGGTTCGCGCCGCCCGGCGCGCGGTCCTCCGAGAACGCGAGGTCCCCTGGTTCCATTATCAAAGCCACTTCGCGGACGTGTTCGCGGCGGACGGGTTCGATCTCGTCGCGGGCAATCCACCCTGGCTCCGCTCCGAGGACATCCCCTCGCACCTGCGCCGGCGGCTGGCGGGCCGGTATCGCTGGTGGCGAAAAGGCGGGGGGTATGGTAACCGACCCGACCTCGCGGTCGCGTTCCTGGAGCGCTCGGTCGAGCTGGTCAGGCCGGGAGGGGTGGTCGCCCTGCTGGTGCCCGCCAAACTGGCCACCGCGGCTTACGGAACGGCGGCGCGCCACGCGCTTGCCACGACGACCACGCTGAGCGTGGTGGCAGACCTCACGGGTCAGCCCGAGGCCGCGTTCGACGCCACGGTCTACCCGCTCGCCCTCATCGTGCGAAAGGAGCCGCCGCCCACGGCTCATCGTGTCCAGACCCGGCTGGGCCAGAGGCCCGGCGGCGGTGTAGTGCAGTCGCGGCTCCGATCCGGAGGACCCTGGATTCTCCGGTCCGATGGAGCGCGCGCGGTACTCGGACGATTGGCACGAAGGCATCCTCTGCTGGGGGAGCAGCTCGCCTGCCATCTCGGTCTCAAGACCGGCGCCAACGCCATCTTCCTGAATCCGCCGCCCGACATCGAGCCCGAGCTCATGCGCTGGGCCGTTCGCGGCCGGGACGTGAGGCCGTTCCGGGTGGCAACCCGGGTGCGACTGCTCTGGACTCATGGGCAGGACGGACGACCGTTGCGGGAGTTGCCACCCAGGGCGGCGGAATATCTAGAGCCGCGGCTCTCCGCCCTTCGTGTCCGGGCGGACTATCAGGGCGAGCGCGCCTGGATCCTGTTCCGCACCCGGGCCGCCACATCTGCTCACCGAGTGGTCTGGGCCGATCTCGGCCGGTCCCTCGCGGCCGCCGCGCTCACCGGGGCGCGCGATGCCGACCGGGTTCCACTCAACAGCTGCTACGTAGCCGCCGCCTCGACCGCAGCGGAGGCCGAGCGGGTCAGTGCCTGGCTCAACTCCAGCTGGATCCGGGCGGCGGCTCGGCTCGGTGCGGTGCCCGCCGCCGGCGGTTTCCATCGGTTCAGCGCCGCCACCGTCAGCCGACTTCCCCTTCCGCCGTCCGTGCTCTCCGACCCCGATCTGTCCCGGCTCGCTGGAGCCGGACGTCGAGGGGAGCCGGTGCAGGAGCAACTCGATGACCTCGCTGCGCGGCACCTCGAGCTTTCGGCGGGCGAGCGGACCGCGCTCGGGCGGCTGGTGGCCCCAGGCACCGACCATCGTGGCTGAGACACTTGCGGCGGTGCCGCTGCCGATCCTCACGGCGCTCTGCTCGGGAGCTCCAGCCTCCGCGAGCGCGGTGGCGCGAGCACTGGTCGCGAGCCTGCAGCCGGAGGAGGCACCGGATGCCCCGCCGGCGTGGCTGCGCGAGGAGCAGCGACGCAGCTTCCGTCGGCTGCTCGCGGCCGTCCGCCGACACCGAGGCGCGCTGCTGGCCGACCCGGTCGGGAGCGGCAAGACGTTTGTCGCGTTGGCCGTGGCGGCGGCACTCAACCCGAGGGGTCCGACGGCCTGTCTGGTCCCGGCGACGCTGGTGCCACAGTGGCGGTCGGTCGCGAATGGTCTGGGTGTCCGGGTGTTGGTGAGGTCGCACCAGCAAGCGAGCCGGGGCCGGCTTCCCCTCGGCACGCGCGGGCTGGTGATCGTGGACGAGAGTCATCACTTCCGAAACCCCCAGACGTGTCGCTACGGGCATGTAGCGCCCTGGCTGATCGGCCGGCCCATTCTGCTGGTCACCGCCACTCCGGTGGTGAATCGGCTGGAAGACCTGGCGCATCAGCTCCTCCTCGGCGTGCGTGACGACGCTCTGCTTGCCGATGGGGTGATCTCGTTGGGAGCCGCGCTCGGTGGGGGACAGGGCGCCGCTGCGCTCGGACGCCTGGTGGTCGAGGAACGCTCGGCGGGTGGGCGGCCTGCACGCCTCGTCCGGGTGAGCCCGGCCTGCCAGCGGGAGTGTGGGGCCGCGGCGCAGGCCATCGGGTGGATCGATCGGCTGTCGCTCTCCTGCCATACACCGACGGCTGCCCTGGTACGGGGAACGCTCGCCCGGGCCGCGGCCTCCAGCCCGGCGGCGCTGCTTGGCGCGCTTCGGCGCTACCGCAGGCTGTTGCTCCACGCACGCGATGCGGTGCGGACCGGGCGGACGCTCAGCCGCGCGGAGCTCAGGAAATTCGCGGGCGACCTGCAGGACCAGCTGGTGCTCTGGGAGCTGCTGCCGGAGAGCGGTGCCGGCATCGATCTCGACCTGGCAGACCTGGAGCGGACCAACGTCGTGATCGAGGCGGCTGTCGCGGCAAGCCGAGGGCCAGATGCCAAGCTCGAGCGCCTCCAATCCATTCTGGCGGACGGCCATCCCACCATCGTGTTCGTGTCCCGCCGGGAAACGGTGCGCCATCTGCGGGAGCGGCTGGCAGGCCCGCCGATCGCGTGGTGCACGGGGGAGCGGGCGGGGCTGGGCCGCTCGACGGTGCCTCGATTGGTAGTGCTGGGTTGGTTCAGGACCGGTGGCTCACCGCAGATAGGGCCCGAACCGACCTGCCTGGTAGTGACGGACGTGGCCGCGGAGGGTCTCGACCTTCAGCGGGCCGCGCGAGTGGTCCACTACGACTTGCCATGGACGCCGATGCGGCTGGAGCAGCGGGAGGGTCGCGCGGTACGGCTGGGGTCGGTGCACGGCGAGGTCGAGGTCGTGCGCTTCACCCTGCCCGAGCCGCTGGAGCGCGGGCTCCGAGTCGGAGAAGCACTGACTCGAAAAGCCACGCTCCCCATCAGGGCGGGGCTCGGACCGGAAGGCCGGCGCCTCTGGCGCTGGCAGTCGGAGATCGCCGACGAGCTGCACCCGGGCCCGATGAGGTTCGGCGTGGCGCTGGTGCCCGAAGGCCCGTCGGGAGTTCTCGCGGGCTTCGGTCTCTACGGGACGGTGGAAGGGCACACTGCGCGGCTCGCCGCGAGTGTGGTGTGGATCGACGGGAGCGGTGGCTCGACCGAAGCTCGAGAGGTGGTGGGCCCCAGACTGGCGGCCGCCGCCAGAAGCGAGTCGACCCGAGCCATAACAGCCGAGCAACTGGAGCTGGCGATGTCCTGGCTGGCGGCCCCGCTGCGGCAACGGCTGGGACTTCTGGGTGGCCACCGGTGGGCGGCGGGCGCATCCAGTCCGGCGGTTCGCGAGTTGGCCGAACGACTGCACGGCGAGGTACAGGCGGCGGCGCGGAGCCGGAACGCGGTCCTCCTCGCTCAGTTGGAGCGCGCGCTCGGTTTCATTACCGGCGGTCACACCGCCGGTGAGGCGCTGCTGATCCAACGGCTGATCGGGCTGTCGGCATCGGATCTGTGCAGGAGGATCCCAGGGCTTCCTGCGGGCACTGCGCGCTGGGGGGCAGTCGAGGCCCGGCTGACGGGTCTGGTGGTGTTCGAGGAGCCCGGCCGCAGCGAGGGAGTACCGTAGTCAGCCGGTCGATCGCGCGCCCAGGGATAGGCCGGAGACCGGCGGCAGGCTGGCCGCGAGTCAGGGTCCCCCCAACGGGCGTTCGAGGTGCCGGATGCCGGGATCGCTCCATTCCTCCATGGTGAGGTGCCAGAGCTGCCAGGCCTCTTCGACGGCGGATTGGCGGGTCTCCGGGCGAACCTCCTCGTGCTGGTCCCGCCGGCCGCTGTAGATGATGGCTGTCATGATGGCCACGAGTGCTGATGGAGAGGCTGAGATGTTGACCAGCGGCCCGGCATGTACCTTGATTCTTCGCATCCTCACCGGACCCCCATGCCGTCGCTTTGCCGCGCCGTCGCGTTGCCCCTGCTCGCTGGCCTCTTGGCCGGCTGCCCCGGCTCGCGCGAGGAGACGGTCCGGCTGCGGGTGCACGAGGGCACTACCCCCAGCTTCGACCTCTCACCCGACGGCCGCTCGCTCGTCTTCGATCTGCTGGGGCAGCTCTGGCAGCTGCCCGCCGCAGGCGGCACGGCGCGGCCGCTCACAGACGCCGTGCGCGACACGGCCGAGGATCTCGACCCCTCGTGGTCACCGGACGGCCGGCGGCTCGTCTTTCGCGCCGAGCGGGCCGGCCGCACGGGACTCTGGCTGCTCGAGCCGGGCGCGTCGCCCCGCCAGCTCACCCAGCTTCGCGATCCGGAGGGGTTCGACGGCAGAGCGGCGTGGGCCCCCGACGGGCGGACGATCGCCTTCGCGCGACTGGTGCCGCGGGACAGCGCCACGGCCGGATTGCGGAGTCGCCTCGCGCTGATCGATCCCGCCGGCGGCGAGGCGCATGAGCTTCGGGTCGCGGACTCCACTGGCCCCGATCTCCGCGATCCGGCCTGGGCGCCCGACGGCCGCCGGCTCGCCGTTGTCGCGGCGTCCGCCACCTCGGAGGAGGGCGGGCCACTCTGGCTGGTGGATCGCGCCGGCGGCCGGGCGACCAGGTTCGGCACGCCCGTCGGTTCGGCCCTCGCGCCGGCCTTTGCCCCCGACGGCCGAGCCCTCGCGTTCTTCGCGCCCGATTCGGCGGAGCGGACTCAGCTCTGGGTCGCACCAGTGGACTCGCCCGGGGTGCCGCGTCGCCTCACCGCCCAGGCCGACGTCACCCCGACCCGCGCGCGCTGGACGGCGGACGGGCGCTGGCTGCTCTACGGCGCCGACGGCAGGCTCTGGAGGATCCCGGCGGCTGGAGGCGCGCCGGCGGAGATCCCGTTCACCGCCGAACTCGCCATCCCTCGTGCCCGCCCGGCCCTGACACCGGTCCGCTTCCCCGAGCCGGGCACGCCCCAGCACGTGCACGGGTTCATGGGCCTGGCGCTCTCGCCCGATGCCCGGCAGGTGGCGATGCTCGCGCTCGGCCGTCTCTGGGTGATGAGGGTGGGCGACTCCGCTCGCCCGGTAGCCGACGTCCCGCTCGACGCGCACCACCTGGCGTGGTCGCCGGACGGCGGCAGGCTCGCCTGGTCGGGCGGGCGATGGCTGGAGGAGGACCTCTACGCGACCGACCTGACCACCGGTACCACCCACCGCGTCACCCGGTTGCCCGGGCGAGAGGACCACCCGATGTACTCGCCCGACGGCAAACACCTGGCGTTCATGCATGCGTCCACCGAGGACAGCACCGTCCTTCGGGTCGTGGACGCCCGGATCCGCGACCTGTCGGACCCCGGACGGACCCGCACGCTCGGCGCAGAGCCCGGCGCGGACGTGGCGTGGGGCCCCTCGTCCGACGGCCTCTTGTCTCTTACGGGCGGTTTCGCGCCGCGCCGGCCGTCACGGGCGGAGGTCCTGCTCCTGTCGGGCGGCCGACGGGCGGTGTCCGGCACGCCAGACTCGCCGCTCTTCCCCCTCTGGACGGCGGGCGCGCTGTTCTTCGTGCGTCACGCCCGGCTCTGGCGGGCGAGGTTTGCGAGACCCGACGCGCTGGCGCCGGCCGAGCCGCTCGGCGACGCGCCGGCGATCTATCCGTCGGCCGCGCGCGACGGCACCATCCTCTTCGTCTCGGAGGGCGGCCTGCGCCTGCGCTCCCCCGATGGCCGGGAGCGCACGCTGGGCTGGCCGATCTCCTACACCACGCCGGCGGCTCCGCCCATGGTGATCCGGAACGCGCGCATCATCGACGGCACCGGCGCGGCCGCCACGCCGCCGCACGACCTGCTGATCGAGCGCGGGCGGATCGCGCGCATCGCGCCGGGAGGGACGCTGGCCGCCGATCCGGGGCGAGTGCTGGACGCCGGGGAGAAGTGGCTGATCCCGGGGCTGGTGGACCTGCACGCGCACGAGTACCGGCCCGAGCTGATGCCTGGATATCCCCGGTTCGGCGTGACCACCATTCGCGACCAGGGCTCACCGATAGGACCGCTGGCCGCCTACGCGGACGCGGTCGCCGCGGGGAAACTCCAGGGCCCTCGAGTAGACTACGGCGGTATCCAGATGTATACCGACTGGGCCTACGACCTGGAGGACGGCCAGGGTGTCGAGCCGGAGGCCGACCCGGACCACGTGAGGCGGGCGGTGGCGCTGGCGGCGGCCTTCGGAGCGGACCACGTGAAGACGCGCACCTTCCGCCGCTGGGACATCAACGCCCGGTTCATCGCCGAGTCGCACCGGCGCGGCCTCAGGGTTACCGGGCACTGCGCGCACCTGCTGCCGCTGGTGGCGGCCGGGATGGACGCGAAGGAGCACGCCGAGTTCTGCGAACCGCGCGGTGACGGGCTCATCTACGACGACCTGGTGCAGCTCTACCGGAGCGCCGGGATCGCTGTCATCCCGACGATCTCCTATACGGTGCTCGCCCTGGCGATGAACCGCCATCCCGACACGCTCTCGGCCGATCCGGAGCTCGCACCGATCCTCCCGCCGCGGAGCGCCTTCGGTTGGATGCTGGCGCTCGACTCGGTGGGGCGCCGACGCTTCGAGCGGTTCGCCGCGGTGTCTCGGCAGACCACGGCCAAGCTCGCCCGGGCCGGGGTGACGATCGGGACGGGCACCGATATCTGGCAGATCCCGACCGGGGTGCACCTGGAGCTGGAGGAGATGGTGGCCGCGGGCGTCTCGCCGCTGGAGGCGCTGCACGCGGCGACGGGCGCCGCCGCCCGAATCATCGGCGCCGACCACGACCTGGGAACCATCGAGCCGGGGAAGTGGGCCGACCTCGTCGTGCTCGACGCCGACCCCTCGGTGGATATCCGGGCGACGCGGCGGATCCGGGCGGTGGTGCTGGGCGGGCGAGTGCAGTACCAGGGCCGGTGAACATTCCTTCACATCAGCGCGCTGCCCGTGGGCCGCCCTGAGGCTCCGGCCGCCAGTTTGAGGATCAGGTTCAGCTCGCCGGCGTTGGGATCGCCGGTCTTGAGCATCAGGAACCTTGCCGTCGGGTTGCCCGTGGTAGCTGCGGTACATAGCCCCGCTCGAAGCGCTCGAACCACTCCCGCCGACGCCGCATGTATCCGGCGTGATCGCTGCGGAAGACGTATTCCCGGAGAGCATTCAGGTCGCGCCAGAGCGAGAGGTTGATCAGGATCAGCGGGTCGCCGCAGGGCCGGATCGCGGTCGCGTCCCCGTCCCGGTCTGGAGCCGCCACACGAATCCAGGGCTCCGCTCGGCGAGGGCGTTGATCTCCGGGAGCGCGGTCATGAACTCGGCCATCACCGGCTCGTTGGGCTGCCCGCAGGCGCGGGCGGCGTTGACCTGGGCGAGGTGAAGTCGGCGGTGGGCATGATCCGAAAACATAGCGGCCGGTGGCCGACCCGGGGAACAGCCGCGGAGGACAGGTAAACGGCAGCTTACGAGAGCAACCTTCGGTCAGTCCTCGCGGTCCCCACCACGTCCGTCATGCGAGTGGCTCCGCTCGCCGTCTTCGTCGGGCAGGTAGTACTTCCCTTCCCGCTGGTAGACGATCACGGCCCGAAATCCCGTCGGCGCGGCCTTCCCGCTGTAGTACCGGGTGCCGTCGGAGTACACCGTGACCTCGCGGTAGCCGTGCTGCTTCCACCAGCCGTAGGCATGCCCTCTCGGCACGTGGGTGCGCTCGACCACGATGACTTCCCGCGCCGGCTCGCGCCGCAAGGCCCGAGGCGGCGGCGTAACCACGATCCGCTCCTGGCTCCTGCTGGAGCAGCCGGTGACCCGCGCCAGTGTCACGATCCCAGTTACCACGATGCC comes from Gemmatimonadales bacterium and encodes:
- a CDS encoding DEAD/DEAH box helicase codes for the protein MTSLRGTSSFRRASGPRSGGWWPQAPTIVAETLAAVPLPILTALCSGAPASASAVARALVASLQPEEAPDAPPAWLREEQRRSFRRLLAAVRRHRGALLADPVGSGKTFVALAVAAALNPRGPTACLVPATLVPQWRSVANGLGVRVLVRSHQQASRGRLPLGTRGLVIVDESHHFRNPQTCRYGHVAPWLIGRPILLVTATPVVNRLEDLAHQLLLGVRDDALLADGVISLGAALGGGQGAAALGRLVVEERSAGGRPARLVRVSPACQRECGAAAQAIGWIDRLSLSCHTPTAALVRGTLARAAASSPAALLGALRRYRRLLLHARDAVRTGRTLSRAELRKFAGDLQDQLVLWELLPESGAGIDLDLADLERTNVVIEAAVAASRGPDAKLERLQSILADGHPTIVFVSRRETVRHLRERLAGPPIAWCTGERAGLGRSTVPRLVVLGWFRTGGSPQIGPEPTCLVVTDVAAEGLDLQRAARVVHYDLPWTPMRLEQREGRAVRLGSVHGEVEVVRFTLPEPLERGLRVGEALTRKATLPIRAGLGPEGRRLWRWQSEIADELHPGPMRFGVALVPEGPSGVLAGFGLYGTVEGHTARLAASVVWIDGSGGSTEAREVVGPRLAAAARSESTRAITAEQLELAMSWLAAPLRQRLGLLGGHRWAAGASSPAVRELAERLHGEVQAAARSRNAVLLAQLERALGFITGGHTAGEALLIQRLIGLSASDLCRRIPGLPAGTARWGAVEARLTGLVVFEEPGRSEGVP
- a CDS encoding N-6 DNA methylase; translation: MELGPLLGGLDSLQALPNLIAALGHQRLFDQVPDLLGPRRVRDSAAPLVVGRAGEFPWFAVAGPDVERSARGLARRLALRGRVAGVLALDPVGRRLALAVALERSPLLTIDLDHPAPAALACLGRMSGSGSGGALAYALRVADALSGESAGRRFFQTFRNTLERMAAGLPGPLRGEDRRNLALLQLTRVLFLYFVQAKGWLAGRDRFLAEEVDRCLSRKRSIQRDLLQPLFFGTLNRPAPKRGSRAAGFGPIPFLNGGLFEPHPLERSVRASIPTPLWREAFDQLFERFHFTVSETPGEGIAPDMLGRVFEGVMAPDLRRASGTFYTPAALVRSMLDAAIPAAVAGRLRCGEVEAGHRLDNGEPAALATLGSLTVLDPAAGSGAFLLGALERLSERGAGSPESLARRRRRILERNLFGVDLSAAAVRLTELRLWLAVIAGEGSGRPELVRPLPNLDCLIRQGDSLLEPVGSAIRLRAPAREASGTIASLRQRVVGATGGEKHTLLRELREAEAAGFSESLALAERELAEAVSECLNEARGSDLFGRRRGLDHALGARLQLCRAELRAVRAARRAVLREREVPWFHYQSHFADVFAADGFDLVAGNPPWLRSEDIPSHLRRRLAGRYRWWRKGGGYGNRPDLAVAFLERSVELVRPGGVVALLVPAKLATAAYGTAARHALATTTTLSVVADLTGQPEAAFDATVYPLALIVRKEPPPTAHRVQTRLGQRPGGGVVQSRLRSGGPWILRSDGARAVLGRLARRHPLLGEQLACHLGLKTGANAIFLNPPPDIEPELMRWAVRGRDVRPFRVATRVRLLWTHGQDGRPLRELPPRAAEYLEPRLSALRVRADYQGERAWILFRTRAATSAHRVVWADLGRSLAAAALTGARDADRVPLNSCYVAAASTAAEAERVSAWLNSSWIRAAARLGAVPAAGGFHRFSAATVSRLPLPPSVLSDPDLSRLAGAGRRGEPVQEQLDDLAARHLELSAGERTALGRLVAPGTDHRG
- a CDS encoding DUF3291 domain-containing protein, which translates into the protein MAAPDRDGDATAIRPCGDPLILINLSLWRDLNALREYVFRSDHAGYMRRRREWFERFERGYVPQLPRATRRQGS
- a CDS encoding amidohydrolase family protein encodes the protein MPSLCRAVALPLLAGLLAGCPGSREETVRLRVHEGTTPSFDLSPDGRSLVFDLLGQLWQLPAAGGTARPLTDAVRDTAEDLDPSWSPDGRRLVFRAERAGRTGLWLLEPGASPRQLTQLRDPEGFDGRAAWAPDGRTIAFARLVPRDSATAGLRSRLALIDPAGGEAHELRVADSTGPDLRDPAWAPDGRRLAVVAASATSEEGGPLWLVDRAGGRATRFGTPVGSALAPAFAPDGRALAFFAPDSAERTQLWVAPVDSPGVPRRLTAQADVTPTRARWTADGRWLLYGADGRLWRIPAAGGAPAEIPFTAELAIPRARPALTPVRFPEPGTPQHVHGFMGLALSPDARQVAMLALGRLWVMRVGDSARPVADVPLDAHHLAWSPDGGRLAWSGGRWLEEDLYATDLTTGTTHRVTRLPGREDHPMYSPDGKHLAFMHASTEDSTVLRVVDARIRDLSDPGRTRTLGAEPGADVAWGPSSDGLLSLTGGFAPRRPSRAEVLLLSGGRRAVSGTPDSPLFPLWTAGALFFVRHARLWRARFARPDALAPAEPLGDAPAIYPSAARDGTILFVSEGGLRLRSPDGRERTLGWPISYTTPAAPPMVIRNARIIDGTGAAATPPHDLLIERGRIARIAPGGTLAADPGRVLDAGEKWLIPGLVDLHAHEYRPELMPGYPRFGVTTIRDQGSPIGPLAAYADAVAAGKLQGPRVDYGGIQMYTDWAYDLEDGQGVEPEADPDHVRRAVALAAAFGADHVKTRTFRRWDINARFIAESHRRGLRVTGHCAHLLPLVAAGMDAKEHAEFCEPRGDGLIYDDLVQLYRSAGIAVIPTISYTVLALAMNRHPDTLSADPELAPILPPRSAFGWMLALDSVGRRRFERFAAVSRQTTAKLARAGVTIGTGTDIWQIPTGVHLELEEMVAAGVSPLEALHAATGAAARIIGADHDLGTIEPGKWADLVVLDADPSVDIRATRRIRAVVLGGRVQYQGR